Proteins encoded together in one Eubalaena glacialis isolate mEubGla1 chromosome 7, mEubGla1.1.hap2.+ XY, whole genome shotgun sequence window:
- the RIPK1 gene encoding receptor-interacting serine/threonine-protein kinase 1 isoform X2: METIEGMCYLHREGVIHKDLKPENILVDGDFHIKIADLGFASLKTWSELMREELAAQRRGSGTTKDGGSLHYTAPEHLNDVSSRPSEKSDVFSFAIVLWAVFAKKEPYENAVCEQQLMMRIRSGNRPDVEDMAEHCPREVISIMKQCWAANPEDRPAFAGIEEKFRPFYLNQLEEHVEEDVKSLKKEYPGQNEIVKRMKSLQIDCIAISPSRSNSATEQPGSLHSSRGFGPGPVEDSWFAPAPEQQQQDLRLHSKLQEEANYHLYGSRMDGQTGGQPGRNVADSRQEERRRRVSHDPFAQQRPYDNAQNPGLKGLAYSGAASHGNAVQQPTGLTSPPQLLSWRNGLCTPLGFGASPVDLRTAGPGVWYGPNPGHMPSLYKTPVPETNLLGNTPTIPFSSLPSRDESLKYSIYNSSGVQIGNNNYMEIGGTSSLVLDSMYMNLKEDAASKYQDIFDNTTSLTDKHLDPVRENLGKHWKNFARKLGFSQSQIDEIDHDYERDGLKEKVYQMLQKWLMREGSKGATVGKLACALYQCSRVDLLNCLIRISHN, translated from the exons ATGGAGACCATTGAAGGAATGTGCTACTTACACAGAGAAGGTGTAATACACAAGGACCTCAAGCCTGAAAATATCCTCGTCGATGGTGACTTTCACATTAAG ATAGCTGACCTTGGCTTTGCCTCCCTTAAGACGTGGAGTGAGCTGATGAGAGAGGAGCTTGCTGCGCAGAGGAGAGGGAGCGGCACCACGAAGGACGGCGGCAGCCTCCACTACACGGCCCCCGAGCACCTGAACGACGTCAGCTCGAGGCCCTCGGAGAAGTCGGACGTGTTCAGCTTCGCCATAGTGCTCTGGGCCGTCTTTGCCAAGAAGGAGCCGTATGAAA ACGCTGTCTGTGAGCAGCAGCTGATGATGCGCATTAGATCTGGGAACAGGCCGGATGTGGAGGACATGGCTGAGCACTGCCCGCGGGAGGTTATCAGCATCATGAAGCAGTGCTGGGCGGCGAATCCAGAAGATCGGCCAGCGTTTGCCG gcaTTGAAGAGAAATTTAGGcctttttatttaaatcaattaGAAGAACATGTAGAAGAGGATGTGAAGAGTTTAAAG AAAGAGTATCCGGGCCAAAATGAAATTGTAAAGAGAATGAAGTCTCTCCAAATTGATTGTATAGCAATATCTCCAAGCAGGTCAAATTCAG CCACAGAACAGCCCGGTTCGCTGCACAGTTCGCGGGGCTTCGGGCCGGGCCCTGTGGAGGACTCCTGGTTCGCCCCCGCcccagagcagcagcagcaggacctCCGGCTGCACAGTAAACTCCAGGAGGAGGCCAACTACCACCTGTACGGCAGCCGCATGGACGGGCAGACAGGAGGGCAGCCTGGACGCAACGTGGCTGACAGTAGGCAGGAAGAGAGGAGACGGAGGGTCTCCCATGACCCTTTTGCACAGCAGAGACCTTATGACAATGCTCAGAACCCAGGGCTCAAAGGCCTTGCTTATTCCGGCGCAGCCAGTCATGGTAATGCGGTACAGCAACCAACAGGGCTAACCAGCCCACCCCAGTTACTCTCCTGGAGAAATGGATTGTGTACACCACTCGGTTTTGGAGCAAGTCCAGTGGACCTGAGAACCGCAGGTCCAGGAGTTTGGTATGGGCCAAATCCAGGCCACATGCCAAGCCTGTATAAAACGCCAGTGCCTGAGACCAACCTACTGGGAAACACACCCACCATTCCATTCAGCTCCTTGCCATCTAGAG ATGAGTCTTTAAAATATAGCATATACAACAGTTCTGGCGTTCAGATTGGAAACAATAATTATATGGAGATTGGCGGAACGAGTTCATTGGTACTGGACAGCATGTACATGAACTTGAAAGAAGACGCAGCTTCTAAGTACCAAGATATCTTCG ATAATACCACTAGTCTGACTGATAAACACCTGGACCCAGTTAGAGAAAATCTGGGCAAGCACTGGAAAAACTTTGCCCGTAAGCTGGGCTTCTCTCAATCTCAGATTGATGAAATTGACCATGACTATGAGCGAGATGGACTGAAAGAAAAGGTTTACCAGATGCTCCAGAAGTGGCTGATGAGGGAAGGCAGCAAGGGGGCCACCGTGGGAAAGCTGGCCTGCGCACTCTACCAGTGTTCCAGGGTGGACCTGCTGAACTGCTTGATACGTATCAGCCACAACTAA
- the RIPK1 gene encoding receptor-interacting serine/threonine-protein kinase 1 isoform X1, with the protein MSLDDIKMNSADFLQQKDLDDGGFGKASLCLHRSHGLVVLKKVYTGPRRAEYNEALLEEGRMMHRLRHSRVVKLLGVIMEDGNYSLVMEYMEKGDLMHVLKAQISIPLSVKGRIIMETIEGMCYLHREGVIHKDLKPENILVDGDFHIKIADLGFASLKTWSELMREELAAQRRGSGTTKDGGSLHYTAPEHLNDVSSRPSEKSDVFSFAIVLWAVFAKKEPYENAVCEQQLMMRIRSGNRPDVEDMAEHCPREVISIMKQCWAANPEDRPAFAGIEEKFRPFYLNQLEEHVEEDVKSLKKEYPGQNEIVKRMKSLQIDCIAISPSRSNSATEQPGSLHSSRGFGPGPVEDSWFAPAPEQQQQDLRLHSKLQEEANYHLYGSRMDGQTGGQPGRNVADSRQEERRRRVSHDPFAQQRPYDNAQNPGLKGLAYSGAASHGNAVQQPTGLTSPPQLLSWRNGLCTPLGFGASPVDLRTAGPGVWYGPNPGHMPSLYKTPVPETNLLGNTPTIPFSSLPSRDESLKYSIYNSSGVQIGNNNYMEIGGTSSLVLDSMYMNLKEDAASKYQDIFDNTTSLTDKHLDPVRENLGKHWKNFARKLGFSQSQIDEIDHDYERDGLKEKVYQMLQKWLMREGSKGATVGKLACALYQCSRVDLLNCLIRISHN; encoded by the exons ATGTCCTTGGATGACATTAAGATGAACTCCGCTGACTTCCTGCAGCAGAAGGATCTGGACGACGGGGGCTTCGGAAAGGCGTCTCTGTGTTTACACAGATCCCATGGGCTCGTGGTGCTGAAGAAGGTGTACACGGGCCCCAGGCGCGCCGA gtaCAACGAGGCCCTCCTGGAGGAGGGCAGGATGATGCACAGGCTGCGGCACAGCCGCGTGGTCAAGCTGCTGGGCGTCATCATGGAGGACGGGAACTACTCCCTGGTGATGGAGTACATGGAGAAGGGCGACCTCATGCACGTGCTCAAGGCCCAG ATCAGTATCCCTCTCTCTGTGAAAGGAAGGATAATTATGGAGACCATTGAAGGAATGTGCTACTTACACAGAGAAGGTGTAATACACAAGGACCTCAAGCCTGAAAATATCCTCGTCGATGGTGACTTTCACATTAAG ATAGCTGACCTTGGCTTTGCCTCCCTTAAGACGTGGAGTGAGCTGATGAGAGAGGAGCTTGCTGCGCAGAGGAGAGGGAGCGGCACCACGAAGGACGGCGGCAGCCTCCACTACACGGCCCCCGAGCACCTGAACGACGTCAGCTCGAGGCCCTCGGAGAAGTCGGACGTGTTCAGCTTCGCCATAGTGCTCTGGGCCGTCTTTGCCAAGAAGGAGCCGTATGAAA ACGCTGTCTGTGAGCAGCAGCTGATGATGCGCATTAGATCTGGGAACAGGCCGGATGTGGAGGACATGGCTGAGCACTGCCCGCGGGAGGTTATCAGCATCATGAAGCAGTGCTGGGCGGCGAATCCAGAAGATCGGCCAGCGTTTGCCG gcaTTGAAGAGAAATTTAGGcctttttatttaaatcaattaGAAGAACATGTAGAAGAGGATGTGAAGAGTTTAAAG AAAGAGTATCCGGGCCAAAATGAAATTGTAAAGAGAATGAAGTCTCTCCAAATTGATTGTATAGCAATATCTCCAAGCAGGTCAAATTCAG CCACAGAACAGCCCGGTTCGCTGCACAGTTCGCGGGGCTTCGGGCCGGGCCCTGTGGAGGACTCCTGGTTCGCCCCCGCcccagagcagcagcagcaggacctCCGGCTGCACAGTAAACTCCAGGAGGAGGCCAACTACCACCTGTACGGCAGCCGCATGGACGGGCAGACAGGAGGGCAGCCTGGACGCAACGTGGCTGACAGTAGGCAGGAAGAGAGGAGACGGAGGGTCTCCCATGACCCTTTTGCACAGCAGAGACCTTATGACAATGCTCAGAACCCAGGGCTCAAAGGCCTTGCTTATTCCGGCGCAGCCAGTCATGGTAATGCGGTACAGCAACCAACAGGGCTAACCAGCCCACCCCAGTTACTCTCCTGGAGAAATGGATTGTGTACACCACTCGGTTTTGGAGCAAGTCCAGTGGACCTGAGAACCGCAGGTCCAGGAGTTTGGTATGGGCCAAATCCAGGCCACATGCCAAGCCTGTATAAAACGCCAGTGCCTGAGACCAACCTACTGGGAAACACACCCACCATTCCATTCAGCTCCTTGCCATCTAGAG ATGAGTCTTTAAAATATAGCATATACAACAGTTCTGGCGTTCAGATTGGAAACAATAATTATATGGAGATTGGCGGAACGAGTTCATTGGTACTGGACAGCATGTACATGAACTTGAAAGAAGACGCAGCTTCTAAGTACCAAGATATCTTCG ATAATACCACTAGTCTGACTGATAAACACCTGGACCCAGTTAGAGAAAATCTGGGCAAGCACTGGAAAAACTTTGCCCGTAAGCTGGGCTTCTCTCAATCTCAGATTGATGAAATTGACCATGACTATGAGCGAGATGGACTGAAAGAAAAGGTTTACCAGATGCTCCAGAAGTGGCTGATGAGGGAAGGCAGCAAGGGGGCCACCGTGGGAAAGCTGGCCTGCGCACTCTACCAGTGTTCCAGGGTGGACCTGCTGAACTGCTTGATACGTATCAGCCACAACTAA